From a single Nissabacter sp. SGAir0207 genomic region:
- the katE gene encoding catalase HPII → MSKIKGHQTTLKTASHQAPATDGRQSKPGLGDLAPADNSHRPSPAPTPPGKEPAAPGSIKSPDIHNEKLDALEAHRKQGAGQALTTNQGTKIANDQNSLRAGKRGPTLLEDFILREKITHFDHERIPERIVHARGSAAHGYFQPYKSMAHVTKAAFLQDPQKQTPVYVRFSTVQGSRGSADTVRDIRGFATKFYTDEGIYDLVGNNTPVFFIQDAHKFPDFVHAVKPEPHNEIPQGASAHDTFWDYVSLQPETLHNVFWAMSDRGIPRSYRTMEGFGIHTFRFINAEGTSTFVRFHWKPLAGKASLLWDEAQKLAGKDSDFHRRDLWEAIEAGDYPEYELGVQLIPEEDEFKFDFDLLDATKLIPEALVPVEIIGKMVLNRNPDNFHAETEQVAYHPGHVVPGIDFSNDPLLQGRLFSYLDTQISRLGGPNFHEIPINRPTCPYHNFQRDGMHRMEIDTNPANYEPNSINNNWPRETPPAASGGGFESHYERVEGHKVRERSESFEDYYSQPRLFWLSQTPVEQEHIVGAFSFELSKVGRAYIRERVVDLLARVDLDLAQQVAENLGFTLPESCQHYPQPHDVNGLDKDETLSLYATGDGVLKGRIVAILLSDGAHAADVLEMLQALRAEGVHAKLLARHIGQVLADDGSSIPVDGTFSNTPSITVDAVLVPNGNIDSLLLDGDARHFLLEAYKHLKVIGLSGDARRIKPLLGIDDAQPEEGIIEEDKAESALLQAFLDAMEEHRVWSRSAKAASVPA, encoded by the coding sequence ATGTCGAAAATCAAAGGTCATCAGACAACCCTGAAAACCGCCTCACACCAGGCACCGGCGACCGATGGCCGCCAATCCAAGCCCGGTCTGGGGGATCTGGCCCCGGCTGACAATTCGCACCGCCCCTCGCCTGCCCCCACGCCGCCGGGCAAGGAGCCAGCCGCGCCGGGCAGCATCAAAAGCCCGGACATCCATAACGAGAAGCTGGACGCGCTGGAGGCCCACCGCAAACAGGGCGCGGGTCAGGCCCTGACCACCAATCAGGGCACCAAAATCGCCAATGATCAGAACTCCCTGCGCGCTGGCAAACGTGGCCCAACGCTGCTGGAAGATTTCATCCTGCGCGAGAAGATCACCCACTTCGACCATGAGCGTATCCCGGAGCGCATCGTCCACGCGCGCGGCTCGGCGGCGCATGGCTACTTCCAGCCCTACAAATCAATGGCCCACGTCACCAAGGCTGCCTTCCTGCAAGATCCGCAGAAACAGACGCCGGTCTACGTGCGCTTCTCCACGGTACAGGGTTCGCGCGGCTCTGCCGATACCGTGCGTGACATCCGCGGCTTCGCCACCAAGTTCTATACCGATGAGGGCATCTATGATCTGGTCGGCAATAACACCCCGGTGTTCTTTATCCAGGACGCCCATAAATTCCCGGACTTCGTCCACGCGGTAAAACCTGAGCCGCACAACGAGATCCCACAGGGCGCCAGTGCCCATGACACCTTCTGGGATTACGTGTCGCTGCAACCAGAGACCCTGCACAACGTCTTCTGGGCGATGTCCGATCGCGGCATTCCGCGCAGCTACCGCACCATGGAGGGCTTCGGCATCCACACCTTCCGCTTTATCAATGCGGAAGGCACCTCAACCTTTGTGCGCTTCCACTGGAAACCGCTGGCGGGCAAGGCGTCGCTGTTGTGGGATGAGGCGCAAAAACTGGCCGGCAAAGACAGCGATTTCCACCGCCGTGACCTGTGGGAAGCGATTGAAGCCGGCGACTACCCCGAGTATGAACTGGGCGTGCAGCTGATCCCGGAAGAGGATGAGTTCAAGTTTGACTTTGACCTGCTGGACGCCACCAAGCTGATCCCCGAGGCGCTGGTGCCGGTCGAGATCATTGGCAAGATGGTGCTGAACCGCAACCCGGACAACTTCCACGCCGAGACCGAGCAGGTGGCCTACCACCCCGGCCATGTGGTGCCGGGCATCGATTTCAGCAACGACCCGCTGTTGCAGGGGCGGCTCTTCTCCTACCTCGATACCCAGATCAGCCGTCTGGGCGGGCCGAACTTTCATGAGATCCCGATCAACCGTCCCACCTGCCCCTACCACAACTTCCAGCGCGACGGGATGCACCGGATGGAGATCGACACCAACCCGGCCAACTATGAGCCGAACTCCATCAATAACAACTGGCCGCGCGAAACGCCACCAGCGGCCTCCGGTGGCGGGTTTGAGAGCCACTATGAGCGCGTTGAGGGGCACAAGGTGCGCGAGCGCAGCGAATCCTTTGAGGATTACTACTCGCAGCCGCGCCTGTTCTGGCTGAGCCAGACGCCGGTTGAGCAGGAGCACATTGTCGGTGCCTTCTCGTTTGAACTGAGCAAGGTGGGCCGCGCCTATATCCGTGAGCGGGTGGTTGACCTGCTGGCGCGCGTCGATCTCGACCTGGCGCAACAGGTGGCCGAGAACCTGGGCTTCACCCTGCCAGAGAGCTGCCAGCACTATCCCCAGCCCCATGACGTCAATGGCCTCGACAAGGATGAGACGCTCAGCCTCTATGCCACCGGTGACGGCGTGCTGAAAGGCCGCATTGTGGCGATACTGCTGAGCGACGGTGCCCATGCCGCCGACGTGCTGGAGATGTTGCAGGCGCTGCGGGCGGAAGGGGTACACGCCAAACTGCTGGCACGCCATATCGGCCAGGTGCTGGCGGATGACGGCTCTTCCATCCCGGTGGATGGCACCTTCAGCAACACCCCCTCCATCACGGTGGACGCCGTGCTGGTGCCGAACGGCAACATTGACTCACTGCTGCTGGATGGCGATGCCCGCCACTTCCTGCTGGAAGCCTACAAGCACCTGAAAGTGATCGGCCTGAGTGGCGACGCCCGCCGCATCAAGCCGCTGCTCGGCATTGATGACGCGCAGCCTGAAGAGGGGATCATTGAGGAGGATAAAGCGGAGAGTGCGCTGTTGCAGGCCTTCCTGGACGCTATGGAGGAGCACCGCGTCTGGTCGCGCAGCGCCAAGGCGGCCAGCGTCCCGGCATGA
- a CDS encoding YdiY family protein, whose product MIASRVLRALPRTALVCGAALFSMNSFADTSLFTALDDPSTAKKTFEGNVQAGYSAQTGNTKNSVLSADTTMTWFQPDTAYSLWGSARNASSNDERSSEKYQVGARTRYNLSADNYLFGQASWLSDRYNGYRSRSIGTLGYGRQVLNGPIHTLRLEVGPGVRHDEYQQGGNQTRALAYGALTYDYQLSDNAKFTQALSVLANDETTLNSETALNVAINKSFALKLAYNVTYNTKPPSSAPEKTDTTTTISLVYNL is encoded by the coding sequence ATGATTGCCAGTCGGGTTTTACGTGCATTACCACGCACCGCCTTGGTGTGCGGCGCAGCACTGTTCAGCATGAACAGTTTCGCAGACACCTCTCTCTTTACTGCCCTGGATGACCCATCCACCGCGAAAAAGACATTTGAAGGCAACGTGCAGGCCGGGTACAGCGCCCAGACCGGCAACACCAAAAACTCGGTGCTGAGCGCCGACACCACCATGACCTGGTTCCAGCCGGACACCGCCTACAGCCTGTGGGGCTCGGCGCGCAATGCCTCGTCCAACGACGAGCGCTCCTCTGAGAAGTACCAGGTGGGTGCGCGTACCCGCTACAACCTCTCCGCGGACAACTACCTGTTTGGTCAGGCGAGCTGGCTGAGCGATCGTTACAACGGCTACCGCTCCCGCTCCATCGGCACCCTCGGCTATGGCCGTCAGGTGCTCAACGGCCCAATCCACACCCTGCGTCTGGAAGTCGGCCCGGGTGTGCGCCATGACGAATACCAGCAGGGCGGCAACCAGACCCGTGCGCTGGCCTATGGCGCGCTGACCTATGACTACCAGCTCTCCGACAACGCCAAGTTCACCCAGGCGCTCTCCGTGCTGGCGAACGATGAGACCACCCTCAACTCCGAAACGGCGCTGAATGTGGCGATCAACAAATCCTTCGCCCTGAAGCTGGCGTATAACGTCACTTACAACACCAAGCCGCCGTCCAGCGCACCTGAGAAGACCGATACCACCACCACGATCTCACTGGTGTATAACCTGTAA
- a CDS encoding YeaH/YhbH family protein — MGYFIDRRLNGKNKSMVNRQRFLRRYKSQIKQSIAEAINKRSVTDVESGESVSIPTDDINEPMFHQGRGGRRHRVHPGNDHFVQNDRIERPQGGGGGSGSGQGNASQDGEGQDEFVFQISKDEYLDLLFEDLALPNLKKNQYKQLNEFKTHRSGFTSNGVPANISVVRSLQNSLARRTAMTAGKRRELKDLESELTDLENQEPVQLLEEERLRKAIAELRQKIERVPFIDTFDLRYKNYEKRPEPSSQAVMFCLMDVSGSMDQATKDMAKRFYILLYLFLSRTYKNVDVVYIRHHTQAKEVDEQEFFYSQETGGTIVSSALKLMDEVVKERYDPAQWNIYAAQASDGDNWADDSPLCHELLAKKILPMVRYYSYIEITRRAHQTLWREYEALQAKFDNFAMQHIREQADIYPVFRELFHRQTADN; from the coding sequence ATGGGATACTTTATTGACCGACGGCTGAACGGCAAGAACAAAAGCATGGTGAACCGCCAGCGCTTTTTACGTCGCTATAAGTCGCAGATCAAACAGTCGATTGCCGAGGCCATCAACAAGCGGTCGGTGACTGACGTGGAGAGTGGGGAGTCTGTCTCTATCCCCACAGATGATATCAACGAACCGATGTTCCATCAGGGACGCGGTGGCCGCCGCCACCGCGTGCACCCAGGGAACGACCACTTTGTGCAAAATGACCGTATCGAGCGCCCCCAAGGCGGCGGGGGCGGCAGCGGCAGCGGTCAGGGCAACGCCAGCCAGGATGGCGAGGGTCAGGATGAGTTTGTGTTCCAGATCTCCAAGGACGAGTACCTCGACCTGCTGTTTGAGGATTTGGCACTGCCCAACCTGAAGAAGAACCAGTACAAGCAGCTCAATGAGTTCAAGACCCACCGCTCCGGCTTTACCTCCAACGGGGTGCCAGCCAACATCAGCGTGGTGCGCTCATTGCAGAACTCGTTGGCGCGCCGCACGGCGATGACCGCCGGCAAGCGCCGCGAGCTGAAGGATCTGGAGTCCGAACTGACGGATCTGGAGAATCAGGAGCCGGTGCAGTTGCTGGAGGAGGAGCGACTGCGCAAGGCGATTGCCGAGCTGCGCCAGAAGATTGAGCGCGTGCCGTTCATTGATACCTTTGATTTGCGGTACAAGAACTACGAGAAGCGCCCCGAGCCCTCCAGCCAGGCGGTGATGTTCTGCTTGATGGATGTCTCCGGCTCAATGGATCAGGCCACCAAGGATATGGCCAAGCGCTTCTACATCCTGCTCTATCTGTTCCTGAGCCGGACTTACAAAAACGTGGATGTGGTCTATATCCGTCACCACACCCAGGCGAAAGAGGTGGATGAACAGGAGTTCTTCTACTCGCAGGAGACCGGCGGCACCATTGTCTCCAGCGCGCTGAAACTGATGGATGAGGTGGTGAAGGAGCGCTACGACCCTGCCCAGTGGAATATCTATGCGGCGCAAGCGTCGGATGGGGACAACTGGGCGGATGACTCGCCGCTTTGCCATGAGTTGCTGGCGAAGAAGATCTTGCCGATGGTGCGTTATTACAGCTATATCGAAATAACCCGCCGCGCCCACCAGACCTTGTGGCGGGAATATGAGGCGTTGCAGGCCAAATTTGATAATTTTGCCATGCAGCATATTCGCGAGCAGGCGGATATCTATCCGGTATTCCGCGAACTTTTCCACCGGCAGACTGCCGACAATTAA
- the yeaG gene encoding protein kinase YeaG — protein sequence MNIFDHYRQRYEAAKDEEFTLQEFLTICRQDRSAYANAAERLLTAIGEPVMVDTALESRLSRLFSNRVIARYPAFEEFYGMEEAIEQIVSYLKHAAQGLEEKKQILYLLGPVGGGKSSLAERLKALMQRVPIYVLSANGERSPVNDHPLCLFNPQEDANILDKEYNIPSRYLGTIMSPWAAKRLHEFGGDITKFKVVKVWPSILEQIAIAKTEPGDENNQDISALVGKVDIRKLENHAQNDPDAYGYSGALCRANQGIMEFVEMFKAPIKVLHPLLTATQEGNYNGTEGISALPFNGIILAHSNESEWVTFRNNKNNEAFLDRVYIVKVPYCLRVSEEMKIYDKLLNHSELTHAPCAPGTLETLARFSILSRLKEPENSSLYSKMRVYDGESLKDTDPKAKSYQEYRDYAGVDEGMNGLSTRFAFKILSRVFNFDHTEVAANPVHLFYVLEQQIEREQFPQDQAEKYLEHLKGYLIPKYAEFIGKEIQTAYLESYSEYGQNIFDRYVTYADFWIQDQEYRDPDTGQLFDRESLNAELEKIEKPAGISNPKDFRNEIVNFVLRARANNNGRNPNWTSYEKLRTVIEKKMFSNTEELLPVISFNAKTSTDEQKKHDDFVDRMMEKGYTRKQVRLLCEWYLRVRKSS from the coding sequence ATGAACATTTTTGACCACTACCGTCAGCGCTATGAAGCTGCCAAGGACGAAGAGTTCACACTGCAGGAATTTCTTACCATCTGCCGGCAAGATCGCAGTGCTTATGCCAACGCGGCGGAACGTTTGCTCACAGCTATCGGTGAACCAGTGATGGTGGATACCGCGCTTGAGTCACGCTTATCCCGCCTGTTTTCCAACCGTGTTATCGCACGCTACCCGGCGTTTGAAGAGTTCTATGGGATGGAAGAAGCGATTGAACAGATCGTCTCCTACCTGAAACACGCCGCGCAGGGTCTGGAAGAGAAGAAACAGATCCTCTACTTATTGGGGCCGGTGGGTGGCGGTAAATCGTCACTGGCCGAACGTTTAAAAGCGCTGATGCAACGCGTGCCTATCTATGTGCTCAGTGCCAATGGCGAGCGCAGCCCGGTGAACGACCATCCCCTGTGCCTGTTCAACCCACAGGAAGATGCCAATATCCTGGATAAAGAGTACAACATTCCTTCGCGCTACCTCGGTACCATTATGTCGCCTTGGGCGGCAAAACGGCTGCATGAGTTTGGCGGCGACATCACCAAATTTAAGGTGGTAAAAGTTTGGCCCTCGATCCTGGAGCAGATCGCCATCGCCAAAACCGAACCGGGCGATGAGAACAATCAGGACATCTCCGCGCTGGTCGGCAAGGTCGATATCCGCAAGCTGGAGAACCACGCCCAGAACGATCCTGACGCCTATGGCTACTCCGGTGCGCTGTGCCGCGCCAACCAGGGCATCATGGAGTTCGTGGAGATGTTCAAAGCGCCGATCAAGGTGCTGCACCCGCTGCTGACCGCCACCCAGGAGGGCAACTACAATGGCACCGAGGGTATCTCTGCCCTGCCGTTCAACGGCATCATCCTGGCGCACTCCAACGAATCAGAGTGGGTAACCTTCCGTAACAACAAGAACAACGAGGCGTTCCTTGACCGTGTCTACATCGTCAAGGTGCCTTACTGCCTGCGCGTGTCGGAAGAGATGAAGATCTACGACAAGCTGCTGAACCACAGTGAGTTGACCCACGCGCCTTGCGCGCCGGGCACCCTTGAGACACTGGCGCGCTTCTCCATCCTGTCGCGCCTGAAAGAGCCGGAAAACTCCAGCCTCTACTCCAAGATGCGGGTATATGACGGCGAGAGCCTGAAAGATACCGATCCGAAGGCCAAGTCTTATCAGGAGTACCGCGACTATGCCGGCGTGGATGAGGGGATGAATGGGCTTTCGACCCGTTTCGCCTTCAAAATCCTGTCGCGGGTCTTCAACTTCGACCACACCGAAGTGGCGGCCAACCCAGTGCACCTGTTCTATGTGCTGGAGCAGCAGATTGAGCGTGAGCAGTTCCCGCAAGATCAGGCTGAGAAGTATCTGGAGCACCTGAAGGGTTACTTGATCCCGAAATATGCGGAGTTCATTGGCAAAGAGATTCAGACCGCCTACCTCGAATCCTACTCCGAGTATGGCCAGAACATCTTTGACCGCTATGTCACCTACGCTGACTTCTGGATCCAGGATCAGGAGTACCGTGACCCGGACACCGGCCAGCTGTTTGACCGTGAGTCGCTTAACGCCGAACTGGAGAAGATCGAAAAACCGGCCGGCATCAGCAACCCGAAAGATTTCCGCAATGAGATCGTTAACTTCGTCCTGCGCGCACGCGCCAACAACAATGGCCGCAACCCGAACTGGACCAGCTACGAAAAATTGCGCACGGTAATCGAGAAGAAAATGTTCTCCAATACCGAGGAGTTGCTGCCAGTCATCTCGTTCAATGCCAAGACCTCGACCGATGAGCAGAAAAAACACGATGACTTTGTCGACAGAATGATGGAGAAAGGTTATACGCGCAAACAGGTTCGTTTGCTGTGTGAATGGTATCTGCGCGTCAGAAAATCGTCGTAA
- a CDS encoding MipA/OmpV family protein produces the protein MAGTLFSQLAAADTFSLGASALVSPNPYRSEQDRVYPVPVVNYESDKFFFRSLMAGYYLWKDPTHQLSINALYSPLHFSPSDSDNDQMERLNKRRATLMAGLGYSYNADWGTLRTLFTGDTLDNSNGLVGDVAYLYRFKQQNWSLTPAVGVTWNSKNQNRYYYGVSSDESRRSGLDSYHPDDSFTPYVELSATYQISPQWNAFAMGRYVRLSDEVKDSPMVDKSWTGILWTGVTYTF, from the coding sequence ATGGCCGGTACACTGTTTAGCCAGTTGGCGGCAGCCGATACCTTTTCTCTGGGGGCGTCCGCGCTGGTCAGCCCAAACCCATACCGTAGCGAGCAGGACCGGGTCTATCCGGTGCCGGTGGTGAACTACGAGAGTGATAAATTCTTCTTCCGCAGCCTGATGGCCGGGTACTACCTGTGGAAAGACCCGACCCACCAGCTCAGCATCAATGCCCTCTACTCGCCGCTGCACTTCTCACCAAGTGACAGCGACAATGACCAGATGGAGCGCCTGAACAAGCGCCGCGCCACGCTGATGGCTGGCCTGGGTTATAGTTACAACGCTGACTGGGGCACCCTGCGTACGCTCTTCACTGGTGACACGCTGGACAACAGCAACGGGCTGGTGGGCGACGTCGCCTACCTCTACCGCTTCAAACAGCAGAACTGGAGCCTGACCCCGGCCGTGGGCGTCACCTGGAACAGCAAAAACCAGAACCGCTACTACTACGGCGTCAGCAGCGATGAGTCGCGCCGCAGCGGTCTGGATAGCTACCACCCGGATGACAGCTTCACGCCTTACGTTGAGCTGTCGGCCACCTACCAGATCTCCCCGCAGTGGAACGCCTTCGCCATGGGCCGCTACGTGCGCCTCTCTGATGAAGTGAAAGATAGCCCGATGGTGGACAAATCCTGGACCGGTATTCTCTGGACGGGTGTGACCTACACCTTCTGA
- a CDS encoding aldo/keto reductase produces MSEKHVTLPDGTRLPAIGQGSWNMGERPEQRPAEVRALQQGLDAGLTLIDTAEMYADGGAEEVVGQAIAGRREEAFIVSKVYPHHAAGHKAVQACENSLRRLKIEQIDLYLLHWRGSARLEETIAAMEKLQQSGKIARWGVSNLDTDEMETLWRLPGGDQCQTNQVLYHAASRGIEFDLLPWCGEHALPVMAYCPLAQAGQRLLEEGTLNRLAAEHGVSSAEVALAWVIRNGQVMAIPKAVQPQHVAQNARALALTLSPEDMLAINQAFPPPERKVPLAVI; encoded by the coding sequence ATGTCAGAGAAACATGTCACACTCCCGGATGGGACACGGCTGCCAGCCATCGGGCAGGGAAGCTGGAACATGGGCGAACGCCCAGAGCAGCGCCCGGCCGAGGTGCGCGCGTTACAGCAGGGGCTGGACGCGGGCCTGACGCTGATCGACACGGCGGAGATGTATGCCGATGGCGGGGCGGAGGAGGTGGTGGGGCAGGCAATCGCCGGGCGGCGCGAGGAGGCGTTTATCGTCTCCAAGGTCTACCCGCACCATGCCGCCGGCCACAAGGCGGTGCAGGCCTGTGAAAACAGCCTGCGGCGGCTGAAGATTGAGCAGATCGATCTCTACCTGTTGCACTGGCGGGGCAGTGCCAGACTGGAGGAGACCATTGCGGCGATGGAGAAGCTGCAACAGAGCGGCAAGATTGCCCGCTGGGGCGTCTCGAATCTGGACACGGACGAGATGGAGACGCTGTGGCGTTTGCCCGGCGGTGACCAGTGCCAGACCAATCAGGTGCTCTACCATGCGGCCTCGCGGGGCATTGAGTTTGACCTGCTACCTTGGTGCGGCGAGCACGCGCTTCCGGTGATGGCCTACTGCCCGCTGGCACAGGCGGGCCAGCGTTTGCTGGAGGAGGGCACCCTCAATCGGCTGGCGGCGGAGCATGGCGTCAGCAGTGCCGAGGTGGCACTGGCATGGGTGATCCGTAATGGGCAGGTGATGGCGATACCCAAGGCGGTGCAGCCGCAGCACGTGGCGCAGAATGCCCGTGCGCTGGCGTTGACGCTGTCGCCCGAGGACATGCTGGCCATCAATCAGGCTTTCCCGCCGCCTGAGCGCAAGGTTCCGCTGGCCGTGATATAA
- a CDS encoding D-hexose-6-phosphate mutarotase produces the protein MNQHIFTLPVIKPITATISERQLDQLPVIVVDHPLCHAAVALQGAHLLAWQPAGEQPVLWLSANSAYEPGTAIRGGVPICWPWFGPAGKPSHGFARNMPWEFTDHSETPEGVTLTFTLKDNPQSRKLWPHAFTLVARFTLGATCHIELESSGDFTTTAALHSYFEIGDIDAVAVRGLGNHYIDKVRDGIEGEQQGDLTFPGRVDRVYTQPQATSLILDSALNREIEVEHHQHSDVIAWNPGAELSASMADMADDSYKTMVCVETGCVSTPQVSKPGQPARLATTLRVRRPA, from the coding sequence ATGAATCAGCACATTTTTACCCTTCCTGTAATCAAACCCATTACCGCTACTATCAGTGAGCGCCAGCTCGACCAACTGCCGGTGATCGTGGTGGATCATCCGCTGTGCCATGCCGCCGTGGCCTTGCAGGGCGCGCACCTGCTGGCATGGCAACCGGCGGGAGAACAGCCGGTCTTGTGGCTGAGCGCCAATAGCGCCTACGAGCCGGGCACCGCCATCCGTGGCGGCGTGCCAATCTGCTGGCCGTGGTTTGGCCCGGCAGGCAAGCCATCGCATGGCTTCGCGCGCAATATGCCGTGGGAGTTCACTGACCACAGCGAAACGCCAGAGGGTGTCACCCTCACCTTCACCCTGAAGGACAACCCGCAGAGCCGTAAGCTGTGGCCGCACGCCTTTACGCTGGTGGCCCGCTTCACGCTGGGTGCTACCTGCCATATCGAGCTGGAGTCCAGCGGCGATTTCACCACCACTGCCGCGCTGCACAGCTACTTTGAGATTGGCGACATTGACGCCGTCGCGGTACGTGGTTTGGGCAACCACTACATCGACAAGGTACGTGATGGCATCGAAGGTGAACAACAGGGCGACCTGACCTTCCCCGGCCGCGTTGATCGCGTCTACACCCAGCCGCAGGCCACCAGTCTGATCCTTGATTCGGCATTAAACCGTGAGATTGAGGTAGAGCACCACCAGCACAGCGATGTGATCGCCTGGAACCCCGGCGCGGAGCTTTCTGCCAGCATGGCAGACATGGCGGATGACAGCTACAAGACCATGGTCTGTGTGGAGACCGGCTGCGTCAGCACGCCACAGGTGAGCAAACCCGGCCAACCGGCGCGCCTCGCTACTACCCTGCGAGTGCGCCGCCCGGCGTAA
- the gapA gene encoding glyceraldehyde-3-phosphate dehydrogenase: MTIKVGINGFGRIGRIVFRAAQERSDIEIVAINDLLDAEYMAYMLKYDSTHGRFNGTVEVQDGHLVVNGKTIRCTSEKDPANLKWNEVNVDVVAEATGIFLTDETARKHITAGAKKVVLTGPSKDNTPMFVMGVNHKAYEGQDIVSNASCTTNCLAPLAKVINDNFGIVEALMTTVHATTATQKTVDGPSHKDWRGGRGASQNIIPSSTGAAKAVGKVIPELNGKLTGMAFRVPTTNVSVVDLTARLEKPATYAQICEAIKSAAEGELKGVLGYTEDEVVSTDFNGEKLTSVFDAKAGIALNDNFVKLVSWYDNETGYSNKVLDLIAHISK, encoded by the coding sequence ATGACTATCAAAGTAGGTATCAACGGTTTTGGCCGTATCGGTCGCATTGTTTTCCGTGCTGCTCAAGAACGCTCTGACATCGAGATCGTTGCTATCAACGACCTGTTGGACGCAGAGTACATGGCTTACATGCTGAAGTATGACTCTACTCACGGTCGCTTCAACGGGACGGTAGAAGTACAGGACGGTCACCTGGTCGTTAACGGTAAAACCATCCGTTGTACCTCTGAAAAAGACCCGGCTAACCTGAAGTGGAACGAAGTCAATGTTGACGTGGTAGCAGAAGCGACCGGTATCTTCCTGACCGACGAAACTGCCCGTAAACACATCACCGCTGGCGCGAAAAAAGTGGTGCTGACTGGCCCGTCCAAAGACAACACCCCGATGTTCGTCATGGGCGTTAACCACAAAGCCTACGAAGGCCAGGACATCGTGTCCAACGCCTCTTGCACCACCAACTGCCTGGCACCGCTGGCGAAAGTGATCAACGACAACTTCGGTATCGTTGAAGCGCTGATGACCACCGTTCACGCGACCACCGCTACCCAGAAAACCGTTGATGGCCCGTCCCACAAAGACTGGCGCGGCGGCCGCGGCGCATCCCAGAACATCATCCCGTCCTCTACTGGCGCAGCCAAGGCCGTGGGTAAAGTTATCCCTGAGCTGAACGGCAAACTGACCGGTATGGCGTTCCGCGTACCGACCACCAACGTTTCCGTGGTTGACCTGACTGCTCGTCTGGAAAAACCGGCAACCTACGCTCAGATCTGTGAAGCCATCAAATCTGCTGCCGAAGGCGAGCTGAAAGGCGTGCTGGGTTACACCGAAGACGAAGTGGTTTCCACTGACTTCAACGGCGAAAAACTGACTTCCGTGTTCGACGCGAAAGCAGGTATCGCACTGAACGACAACTTTGTGAAACTGGTTTCCTGGTACGACAACGAAACTGGCTACTCCAACAAAGTTCTGGACCTGATTGCCCACATCTCCAAATAA
- the msrB gene encoding peptide-methionine (R)-S-oxide reductase MsrB, whose protein sequence is MTKENEQAENPIQLSEIQRYVTQQRGTEAPYTGKLLHNEREGIYHCLCCNAPLFYSDAKYDSGCGWPSFYEPVRDDSIKYIDDYSHNMHRIEIRCAQCDAHLGHVFPDGPQPTGERYCVNSASLSFTDGESGEKTAG, encoded by the coding sequence ATGACCAAAGAGAACGAACAGGCAGAAAACCCTATCCAACTCAGTGAGATCCAACGCTATGTCACCCAACAGCGTGGCACTGAGGCCCCCTATACTGGTAAGTTGTTGCACAACGAGCGTGAAGGGATCTACCACTGTCTGTGTTGCAATGCGCCCCTGTTTTACTCTGATGCCAAGTATGATTCCGGCTGCGGTTGGCCCAGTTTTTATGAGCCGGTACGTGATGATTCGATTAAATATATTGATGATTATTCACACAACATGCACCGTATCGAGATCCGCTGCGCACAGTGTGATGCCCACCTTGGCCATGTTTTCCCCGATGGGCCGCAACCCACGGGTGAACGCTACTGTGTCAATTCTGCGTCACTGAGCTTCACCGATGGCGAAAGCGGCGAAAAAACCGCAGGCTAA
- a CDS encoding YeaC family protein, protein MEIDDLIAAMTPEIYQRLVQAVELGKWPDGVPLTEAQKENSLQAVMLYQARHNQDAQHMTINTDGQLVMKSKQQLKQEFGITSPLATLKPQ, encoded by the coding sequence GTGGAAATAGATGATCTGATTGCTGCCATGACCCCGGAAATTTACCAGCGTCTGGTGCAGGCGGTAGAGCTGGGCAAGTGGCCGGATGGCGTACCGCTGACCGAGGCGCAGAAAGAGAACAGTTTGCAGGCGGTGATGCTCTATCAGGCCCGCCACAACCAGGATGCACAGCACATGACCATCAACACCGACGGCCAGTTGGTGATGAAGAGCAAGCAGCAGCTGAAGCAGGAGTTTGGCATCACTTCGCCGCTGGCAACGCTTAAGCCACAGTAA